The Panthera tigris isolate Pti1 chromosome E3, P.tigris_Pti1_mat1.1, whole genome shotgun sequence genome segment GTAAGGTCCTGTGGAAGATTCCCAAAGTCAGGCCTTTAGGACCCAGGGTGATTTTCTGAGGAAGGGCCTCCTAGGTCTTTTCCTAGGCGTAGAGTTCTCTATGGCAAGATCCGAGGTCCCCTCACATTTTCTGTGGCTTTTCTATACAGGGAATGTACCCCCAAAGGAAATTCTTGTTACCAAAGCAGGACTGAGGCCTTGAGCATGAATTTTCTGGGGGACTCCGTTCCACCTGCTCTGCACCCATGGTCCCCAGTCCCCTCCCATTTCATTGATGTGTCTGCCAGTAGAAAGGAGGCCCATAGCCCTGAGCGTGGATTTTCCCAGGAGCAGGACTGCCCTGTCCCATAACTAGGTCACTGGGGTTGCAGCCGCCATGGACAGGAGCTATGATCTCCTCGACGTTTATTCGGACCTTTTCCAAGGGGAAAAGGCGGCCCCCCAGTCCTGCCTTCCTCCAGGTCTAGCCGACTTCCCAGGCTCCCTGAAACCTCCAGCCACTCAACTATGCACAACCCCAGCGTCCCAACTCCGATCCTGGACCCTGGCATCCTAGTTCTCCGCTTCTCCAACTACCACCTCTGAGCTTCTCCCCTTAATCTCCTGTCCCCAGACTTGTCAACTCTTGCACCTCGACCTCCTGCTCCTGCCCTGGCTCTCTCAGCCGTCTGAAatcctgccctcacccccaccccttggcTTGCAGCCCGGGTCCGGCCCCAGAGCCCCTGGCTCCATcccagcccccaggagcccccagccccggcctccAGTCCCCCAACCTTGGCTCCAGGCCCCCTCGTCGGATCTCGCCCTGGACCCGGTCCCCGCCCGGGCCGCTCACCGGCATAGAAGGCCGAGACGGCCACGGGCCCGCCGATCGCCTGATCGCACAGCACCTTGGCCAGCACGGCGCGCGGAGCACGGCCGGGCAGCGCGCGCTCCAGCACGCGCAGCCATACGTAGTTGAAGTTGGCGTGGAAGGTCACGGCCACGGTGGCCACGCGCCGCGTCTGCTGCCAGTCGGCCGGACCGCCCCGTAGCCGCTGCTGCAGCGCGTCGCCGGCGGAGAAGAGCGCCGCGTAGAGCAGCACGTTCGTGGGCCACGGGTAGCGCCGGGCAGCGCGCAGCAGCGCCCGCCACCCACCCGCCATGCCCGCGCTGGGGGCGACCGCCAGCGACCGCCGCGCAGGCCCCCTGGGCCACGCCCGCCCGCCGGCCCTGCCCTCGGCGCCGCCTCCGCCACCTGCACCTGTCTTCCCAGATGCTCCCGAGTCATTGGGCGGCCCGCGCACACCCAATCCGCGCCGTCCAATCCCGTGGCCACTAACCGTTGCGGGGCTGAGCCTTTGAAACGTGGCCGGTCCACAGAACGCGTGGTCCATTTCCATGAAACGTCCAGAATGGGCTAATGCGCAGCGACGGAAAGTAGACTAgcggttgccagaggcagggcgATGGAGAGAACGCGAAGCGACTGGGTGCGCGGTTCCTTGGGGGGCGACGAAAGCGTTCTCTGTAAGGGGTGATGGTTGTACGGAAAACCATTGCATGCTATTTCAAACGGTGAAttctatggtatgtgaattacagcTCAAaaaaatgggggcgggggggcggggaagggataCCAAAATTCAGTTACCAAGAGGATGGTGTATGTTAAATGTTTACAGGCACGGAATTCACCCTTCCAACGCACACAATACACTTGTGTCGCTTAGAGGCAAAGCCACAAGTTAAAATGTGAGGCCTTTCGTGGATGGGGAAGTGAGGCTGGGGGGACCTATTGCCTTCACTTCAGTGTGTGGACTCCCTGAATATTTGCCTCGGAAAACGTGCGGAGCTCCCAGGCAGAGTCCCTGAAGCACGGCTCAGGGGGGACCCCAGCAACAGATGTCATCTCTGATCTAATGGAACTCAGTtgtctgctttttttcctcccttttttcttccttctctgtcacaTTCAAAcccattctcattctccctcttcttcttctcttttttaatttttatttattttgagagagagagagccatccagcacgccagcaggggaggggcagagagagagggagagagagagaatcccaagcaggctccacactgtcagcgcagagaccctCGAGGAGTTAAATCtccccaccatgagatcatgacctgagccaaaatcaagagtcagatgcttaactgactgagccacccaagcaccaccCCTCCCTTCTATTTGTTTaccctattttatttcattttagggtttttttttaactcttagcttttcattttgaaaggattccagacttcaaaaaaaattgcaaaaatagtacaagaGTTCCCATATAGGCATCACCCAAGCTTCCCCAAATACTGACGTCTTGCATAACCATAGTACAATGATCAAAGCAAGAGAACAGTTGCTGATGTCATACTATTACCTAATCTACAGACCTTATTCAAATTATTGCCAATTGTCCCCCTGAAGTCCTTTTTCCAGTCTGGCATCCAACCCCTCATCACTTTGCATGGCACTGAATCGTTAGATATCTATCACCTTGGTCTCCACTCGGGGGCACTAACCTGTTATTTTGCAGACTTTCTCCACGTGTCAATCCCATTGTTAAGGGATGAGTTGTGtccctcccaaaattcatatgttggagcccTAAGCCCCAATATCTCAGAATGGGACTGTTTGGGATATAGGGTCTTTAGATGGGACCCTAGTCCAATCTGCCTAGTGTCTTgataagaagagaaaatctgGACATGCAAATGGGCACCAGGGTaatgcacacacagaggaaacactgtgtggggacacagtgagaaggaggctatctgcaagccaaggagagaggcctccagAGAAACCAGCCCGGCTAATACCTTGGCCTCAGACTTTAGTCTCCTGAACTATGagaaaaatacagttattttttaacCCACctcatctgtggtattttgttctgGCAACTCTAGCTGACTAACACACCCATTCTCTTCAATTCTTGGGAATCTACCAATTTCTGTGTTCTTTGACCCTTTCTATTTGCATAAGTCAGCATCTATGCTGGGGCATTcttccccagcccaccccaccccctcattcTGTTGTCACATAATCTTTTCTGACTCTGACCCACCTGCCTTCCTCTTagaaggacccttgtgattacagtcagcccatctggataatccagaataatcccCATATATCAAGATCCGTTCCTCAAGGGTcatctacaaagtcccttttgccatgtaaaataatgtattcaCGGGTTCTGGGGATtcagatgtggacatctttggaggaCCAGTATTCAACCTACTGTAACTCCCCTTTATCGTGTCCTCCTTCTCTGTAACCCTTCTGATCTCTTCTGACAGCAACTGATCATGTTAGCTGAAATCCAGCTGTCCATTTCTCCATGTGTAGAGATTAGGCCCGTTTGTCcatactttttcattcattcacttaattgatcggtattcttttttttttttaagtttattcattttttatttctgagagagagagcaggagagtgagcacaagtgggcagagagaaggtgacagagaatccgaagcaggctccaggctctgagctgtcagcacagagtctgatgcggggcttgaactcccaagctgtgagatcgtgacctaagccaaagttggatgcttgaccgactgagtcacccaggtgccccagttggcCATTATTCTTGAGcactattatgtgccaggcactaaacTATGTACTTGTGGCAAAGATTTGTATTTGCagggcctttttaaaaaaatctaatccctggggcacttggctggttcagtcggttacgcatctgagtcttgattttggctcatgtcaggatctcacagttcttgggatggagccccatgtcggactctgcactgacagtgcggagcctgcttgcgattccctctctccctctctttctgcccttcccccactcgctctttccctctctctcaaaataaataaacattaaaaacaaaactaattccTGCCtacattggggggggggtagtgtgGCCTTcgttatgaaaaaaagaaaatcgccCTCATTATTCCTACACAACTGCCTTGACCAGATTTGttagggagaaaaacagagcaaaattGGAGACTGGAAACAGGGaagtggggtggagaggggttCGAGTTGCCAGATCAaacacaggatgcccagttaactTGAAATCTTCAGAAGAACCCTGCATAACGTTTTAGTGTTGGTATGCCCCATGCAATATTCAGgacacacactaaaaaaaatttcactGCTCCTCTGAAATGCAAAGTTAATGGGGCacgctctatttttttttaaatttattctgctAAATCTGGCACCCCCAAAGGATGGTGCTGACAGTCATTGAGGGACCACTACGCGTGTCCGTTATCTACGAGGCACCcgatgcattaactcatttactcctcacagaAGCCCAGTGAGGCAGATTGCTGACAATCCTCAGGGGGCCACGTATCCTCCAAAATCTACGGCGATCTTTATCAAGCAGCTCAACAGATTTGCTTAATGGgagttgaaagaaagagaaataaatactaaGAAGGCTGACATGCTTTTACATGAGTTGCTATATACTTGTGTCttcctaaaaacaataaaaaatccaGTTAGTAAGGACAATCTATTACTCAAGCAAACGCTGAAGGACCCGCATGGCCTTCAAACAAGAAGCGATGTTCTAAGATGAATTAAGTCGTTACATTGatgcttcctcatctgtgcagGCTGTGATTCAGAGCCCTCCGGCAATAACAAGGCAAGGCTTTCCATGTGACATTAATATCCCTGAGCAGAGCGGGGCAGGGTAGCTGGAGAACAGAGTGCTGTGTTAAAATTTAACAGAGGAGTTTCGTGAGGAAGCTTTGGGAATAAAGCACTGATGTGGGAGCTGAGTTTCAGTTTACAACTAAGGATCATATTAAAACTACATTAACATGATTACAATGAGGCTTCTCGTAAGTTATTGTTTCACGTTATTTAAATGAATCGGGGCTTCTTACCAACCACTGAGTGCGCCACGGTGTCTAAAACCTCCTGGCTCCTCTTGAAGACTTCTCTGAAATTTCTACTGACAAACTAAAGGTTTCCAAGCTTAAAAAAGGCCGCAAGACTGACAGGTCTGTTTTCCAAAGCGCAGAGAAAGCAATCAGTTAAGGctacccctaaaaaaaaaaaaaaaaaaaagtcactgaagCTCTTCAAACCTTTTCAAAATCACCTATAAGAAATGACTTGTCTCCCAGGAATTTctccagcagaaggaagggagcTATGTGTGCCCAGCGAGCACAAGGTTTTCGTTTAGTGTGGCTGCAGGTGGATGAAAAAGAGCCATGCTTTATGCAAATTTTACTACAGTAgtcccatcctcccaccccccccacccggccctaCCCCTTATCTGCGCTTTGTGGGACCAGAGGTCAACCCCTACCAGGAAGCAAATGATCCACCTTGTGACGAATCCTCAGAGGGTCAATCGTAGCCTAACCTGAGGTCACAGCGCCTAAGTCACTCACAGCACTTCATGTCATTGTGTGGACATTTTATCACCTCCCGTCaccacaagaagggtgagtacaggacaataagatattttgagagaccacattcacataacttttgttACAGATTATAgttacaattgttctattttatcacGAGTTACTGTTTTGAATCTCTCGCTGTGCCTGATTTATAGATTACACTTTATCATAGGTAGGTatgtatggggaaaaaaaccctagcTTATACAGTATATATGTTCAGTACTGTCCGAGGgttcaggcatccactggaggGATCTTGGAATATATCCCCTGATGATAAGGGGGGACCTgttgtatgacttttttttaaaggttatttttatttggatgGATTTTCTTTGAATGATGAATGGGATTGAAATTATAGGGGAGGGAGTAAGAGGCACCACCCACTGCTCGATCCCTATCTGAATGTGCACCAGGAGGTAAAGAACAGGCACTCCAGATGGAAAAGGTCAGAAGGAAGGTTAGAAGGAGGAAGATAGATAGAAGCCCGCTTCCTGCCAGAGTCTCAGTTTCTCCTGTTAACAGAAATGATATTAAGCAATTCTGTCACGAAATCATAGCATTTCAGCTGCGATGTGGAAAAACCATGTCTAAAAATTCTGTCTCACGGCACCTACGTGTCTTAgttggttgaggatctgacttcagctcaggtcatgatctcgcagttcgtgagttctaaccccacatcgggctgtcagcacagagcccgctccgaatcctctgtccccgtctccctacccctcccctgcttttgctctctcaaaaataagtaaatattttttaaaaattgtgtatccATGACCTAGACAATTCTCATACCCTTGACATTGACACAAATTATGTGAAAGATGCTTGGATCAATATCATGGGTTTAGGTCATTTTCATGTTGGCCAGAGGTGAAACAAAACACGGAGGCTAAAACTCTATCTGTTCTTTGCTCTTGTTTAGAAATTTGGAATACTTCCTCATCCTTCTATCCTGCCTCCAGTAGAATACTGAAACATGGCAATAGATTTCTTAACAGGGATGGTGGGCTTTATAGATCCCACCTGCAACttggtattttgaaatattttttttatgtttattttgagagagagaaagagaaagcatgaacaggggaggggcagagagagagggagagagagaatcccaagcaggctctgtgctaacagctcgcggggcgggggggggggggggggggggcttgatgaggggctcagtctcatgaaccaggagatcatgacctgagccaaaatgaagtgtcagaaacttaaccgactgagccacccaggcaacccacaacttggtattttttttttttaattttttttttcaacgttttttatttatttttgggacagagagagagacagagcatgaacgggggaggggcagagagagagggagacacagaatcggaaacaggctccaggctccgagccatcagcccagagcccgacgcggggctcgaactcacggaccgcgagatcgtgacctggctgaagtcggacgctcaaccgactgcgccacccaggcgccccacaacttgGTATTTTAAGATGGTtctatttgaaagaaatatttgaagtagaGTGTTTCTCTGGCTAAGGAAGTCTGTTTTCATCAGCTTTATTTTAAGCAACTATTTCTCACAATTGGTGTGGGATAATAGagcaattaaatttattttattaattttccattgttaattttgggggaaaagaaatacTTTTGCAAGTCCTcctaaaatacattaaaaagaggTGAAATTTAAAAGTCTGAAACTATGGAAAACCCAACATCAGAGGGAGTTTTAAAGATAGTACATATTCAACATGCAAATGAATTAAGCATTTCCACATAAAAGGTGAATTAATTATAGagacttttcttttccaattatgCTTTTTTTGAACTCTGAAACTCCAATTACTGTAGGAAATGTATGACTCTACTAATATGTGGAAGAAATAACTAATTAGTAGAATACAGATCTAGGGATGGGTTTAGTACTCTATTCATCTGATCCaatcagagagagaaatcacGTTGTAATAAGAAAAGGGAACATATAATACAGTTGATTCTTACTCTTCAAAGTAGATATATTGCATAAAGTTGCTATGCACCTTAAATTAGCAAATGTTGAACCATTACTTTTCCAGGATTAGGTTCCCTTGAGCCTCTGGTCACAGcattttcatcaactgatgaatccATAAACTCGTTTTGTGTTTCTGTTGAAGGGCACCCTATTTAATATGTACTGTTGATTCATTAGCGTTGATCTCAGCCAACAACATTATATAACTCATGTCTGAACAAAGCTTATCTATAGGCGTTTTCTGTTGAAGGCTCACGACAGCCTTCTTGCGCTCAGGAATGCTAGCCACTGCTTTAAGCGCTACGTTTAAGGGCCATTTTAAATAGCGAATTCACTCAGAgcacaaaaaatgaagaaaacctggCACTAAATAGATTGAGAAAGGGACACTTGTTTACAGTCTGAGAGCTGCGATATGAAGACAGAGTGTCACCTGGTTCAACGGCAGCTGGGAACACACAAGCTGGTTGACTCAAATGTGTTGCtgctctgtgtgtgcacatgacaCTTCAAATGACAGCAAAAGCATCAGGAGTGTAGATGTGGGGGTTCCAAACAAACTTTAGCAAGCAGTTGAGTTTGCAAATATGGAACCCACCAATAATGAGGATTGACTCCATACGGAATTGCTGATGGGGAATTGGAATAATGAGGGGTTGGAAAACAAGAGAACTCTGAAGAGTATACAAAGGGACAGCTGCTGTCCCTCCTCCTGGGACTGAGATGAAACACCCAAGGAAGAACTCTCCTCACTCCCAGGGCTGAGATCCTGATCTTGTTGGGAGGACACAGCCACGGCTTACTGAATGGCAAAGTCAGTGGCTAGAAAGGCCTGCTAGCTGGTGGCATTTGCTGGAAATCTGCCCTCTGGGGTAAGCTGTTATGGGGCAGTGTCTCATTAGAGGTCCTCTGTTACAAAACCACTAGAGACAGGGTGCCAACAGAGGATATCATGATTTATAATAAGAGATATATATTTGATCTTCATTCTGTTTCTGGCTGAGAGCTCCTAAAACCCCTGGAATTTCCTGAGCAATCAGAGAGCATTTTTTGTtatagaatttgatttttttttgtactcaGCTCCTGAAATAGCTCCAGAGCCTTAAAGCTGAAATGAGTGTCTTAGTATTCG includes the following:
- the MPV17L gene encoding mpv17-like protein isoform X2; the encoded protein is MAGGWRALLRAARRYPWPTNVLLYAALFSAGDALQQRLRGGPADWQQTRRVATVAVTFHANFNYVWLRVLERALPGRAPRAVLAKVLCDQAIGGPVAVSAFYAEWSDVLALCAADQLQLGSHALEDSLHWTLWFSVGYLPLLFTTER
- the MPV17L gene encoding mpv17-like protein isoform X1, with product MAGGWRALLRAARRYPWPTNVLLYAALFSAGDALQQRLRGGPADWQQTRRVATVAVTFHANFNYVWLRVLERALPGRAPRAVLAKVLCDQAIGGPVAVSAFYAGMSILQEKDDIFLDLKQKFWNTYKSGLMYWPFVQLTNFSLVPTHWRTAYTGLCGFLWATFLCFSQQSGDGTFKSAFTFLHVKESGAVERPPEK